A genomic segment from Methanolobus zinderi encodes:
- a CDS encoding DUF7288 family protein: MNIRSDQKAQLHTLEALMTLIIITGIIVFTVQATSLTPLTSSTANAHIEAQLQILGQDMLNVLDRSQSGQSSGLKEDILNWNGERYIWNSTAYVSENNNTLTNSTTADLLKNVIVPKGIAHNVEFTMVNDAGSVVTLPYIYNGEPSDNAVVVSRRVLLSDSDITDPTQFRSYTGIPDTDTSTDFYNLIDVKMTLWRM; encoded by the coding sequence TTGAACATCAGATCTGACCAAAAGGCACAGCTACATACCCTGGAAGCTTTAATGACTCTTATAATCATCACAGGGATCATAGTATTCACTGTCCAGGCAACTTCACTTACTCCCCTCACGTCCTCAACTGCAAATGCACACATAGAAGCACAGCTCCAGATCCTGGGACAGGATATGCTGAATGTACTTGATCGATCACAATCGGGACAGAGTTCAGGTCTTAAGGAGGATATATTGAACTGGAATGGGGAGAGATACATATGGAATTCCACAGCATATGTATCAGAGAACAATAACACCCTTACGAACAGTACAACTGCCGATCTGCTGAAAAATGTAATCGTTCCCAAAGGTATAGCACACAATGTTGAATTCACCATGGTAAACGATGCAGGGTCTGTGGTCACTCTGCCCTACATCTATAATGGTGAGCCATCGGACAATGCCGTGGTCGTGTCCAGAAGAGTGTTATTATCAGACTCAGACATCACGGACCCAACCCAATTCAGGTCCTATACGGGTATACCTGACACTGATACGAGTACCGATTTCTACAACCTTATTGACGTGAAGATGACTCTGTGGCGAATGTAA
- a CDS encoding DUF7266 family protein — translation MIRQFRDDEKAVSVSVGFVLTLSITVITMVVVISSFYTMMDRAEQTVMRDEFEIHGNDMALQISNIDTAVQISRNAGGEVGSFFFILPLPDEIAGQQYSVELSNQTNEIIFESHGKYATRVKVPYKVHETEVESVKLYSGSNEFILHYDPASNMIRID, via the coding sequence ATGATCCGGCAATTCAGAGATGATGAGAAAGCAGTATCCGTTTCAGTGGGTTTTGTATTGACCCTGTCAATTACTGTGATCACTATGGTAGTCGTGATCAGTTCTTTTTACACAATGATGGACCGTGCCGAACAGACTGTCATGCGTGATGAGTTCGAGATACATGGCAACGACATGGCATTGCAGATATCAAACATTGATACCGCCGTACAGATAAGCAGAAATGCAGGAGGGGAAGTCGGCAGTTTTTTCTTCATCCTGCCACTTCCCGATGAAATTGCCGGCCAGCAATATTCGGTGGAGTTATCGAATCAGACAAATGAGATCATATTCGAATCCCACGGGAAGTACGCTACAAGAGTTAAAGTGCCCTATAAAGTGCATGAAACCGAAGTTGAATCCGTCAAATTGTACAGCGGATCGAACGAATTCATATTACACTATGATCCAGCCTCAAACATGATCAGAATAGACTAA
- a CDS encoding DUF7289 family protein, producing the protein MKGNLTKSDAAVSEVVDYSIILGIIILATGIIIVAGVPMLEDMQDARHSENIGQSFEVLALNMNKVVFGNAPSQSVELKMYGGALSVAGDNYMSIDIQVWNSSANAYEIQSAVGLEIKDIENSYHNTNISYENTGVWAKYEDGGSVMISEPRFTYANNVMVIPIAKIDGRESLSGSGLVSVTADGGGRRIYRYENVSQMNISVTSDYFEAWGRYLNKSLEMPVVMLDSNNRTVNCSKNYLINIDVYVIDSPMKVTID; encoded by the coding sequence ATGAAAGGAAATCTTACAAAATCAGATGCCGCAGTATCAGAAGTGGTGGACTACAGCATCATTTTGGGCATCATAATTCTTGCAACCGGTATCATCATCGTAGCCGGAGTACCCATGCTGGAAGACATGCAGGATGCCAGACATTCGGAGAATATAGGGCAGAGCTTTGAAGTTCTGGCCCTGAACATGAATAAGGTGGTATTCGGAAATGCTCCATCCCAGTCAGTAGAACTAAAAATGTACGGAGGTGCCTTGTCTGTGGCCGGGGACAATTACATGAGTATTGATATTCAGGTATGGAATTCCTCTGCAAATGCTTATGAAATCCAGTCTGCTGTTGGTCTCGAAATAAAAGATATAGAAAATAGTTATCATAACACCAATATTTCTTATGAGAACACAGGCGTATGGGCAAAATATGAGGATGGAGGATCAGTGATGATATCTGAGCCACGTTTTACCTATGCGAACAACGTCATGGTGATACCCATTGCTAAGATCGATGGTCGTGAATCCCTGTCAGGTTCCGGGCTTGTCAGTGTAACCGCTGACGGCGGTGGGAGAAGGATCTACAGATACGAGAATGTCTCACAAATGAACATATCAGTTACAAGCGACTATTTCGAAGCCTGGGGAAGATACCTTAATAAAAGCCTGGAAATGCCAGTAGTCATGCTGGATAGCAATAACAGAACTGTGAACTGCAGCAAGAATTACCTTATAAATATTGATGTATACGTGATTGATTCACCAATGAAGGTTACAATAGATTGA
- a CDS encoding DUF7289 family protein, with product MKNVWRSDLAVSSVIGISIILAISLLSIGLMLLYTSPVISETQEMAKSQKIEQAFTVLDSRTSKASLGESPLQTTSLSLMGENVEVQGNSDSYNESRMMIIFLSSDSSWYSSFYPQRGTWGSWKNYDHYPDFSGLNASMGTVRYYSGDRVIAYEGGGVWSRYSDGGTIMISPP from the coding sequence TTGAAAAATGTCTGGAGAAGTGATCTGGCGGTTTCATCCGTCATCGGTATCTCAATAATACTTGCAATTAGCCTGTTATCCATAGGCCTTATGCTTCTGTACACATCACCTGTGATAAGTGAAACACAGGAGATGGCCAAATCCCAGAAAATCGAGCAGGCATTTACAGTTCTGGACTCAAGGACAAGCAAAGCATCGCTCGGAGAATCGCCTCTTCAGACAACCTCACTTTCCCTAATGGGAGAAAACGTAGAAGTGCAGGGTAACAGTGATTCCTATAATGAGAGTCGGATGATGATCATATTTCTGTCCTCCGATTCATCATGGTACAGTAGTTTCTACCCGCAGCGTGGAACATGGGGTTCATGGAAGAACTATGACCACTATCCGGATTTTTCAGGACTTAATGCTTCAATGGGAACGGTGAGATACTATTCGGGAGACAGGGTGATAGCATATGAAGGAGGAGGAGTCTGGTCCAGATATTCGGACGGAGGAACAATTATGATATCCCCCCCCTGA
- a CDS encoding DUF7308 domain-containing protein yields the protein MTLPIVKVNGNDSVGGSSDVNIKVRSSNTPVILYPNTSSNINFTNPLECNKILIYINSEFYDGWAEYAESLTSTNAIVDHGNKTAIVEMDTEPNMGTFPMSYSFDIPALNHTNTTPFHNFSFYFYVDGDASFFVSSGMTITATSGTKRLVYSFDKDGKDNIILSKAKGVDYSNYAIEYTDSSAGISEIWETNSTSNFSVNSFHSGSIKYANSTVDLISDSYLMDYNSIGTASSWGSVSSYSTTPNINISYVNANSTQSLNNITQHYMRLMAQDGTIECSWDQKSNEKIEIDSSTYTLNYDAGGAILTYMHITNNELDVNIE from the coding sequence ATGACCCTGCCCATTGTGAAGGTCAATGGGAATGACTCCGTCGGAGGAAGTTCCGATGTTAATATCAAAGTAAGATCTTCAAACACACCTGTCATTCTATACCCGAATACAAGCAGTAATATTAATTTCACCAATCCCCTGGAATGCAATAAGATCCTGATATACATCAACAGCGAATTCTACGACGGCTGGGCAGAATATGCGGAAAGCCTTACTTCTACTAATGCAATTGTGGATCACGGGAACAAGACAGCTATCGTTGAAATGGACACAGAGCCCAATATGGGAACGTTTCCCATGTCGTATTCTTTTGACATTCCAGCTTTGAACCACACTAACACCACACCATTCCATAACTTTTCTTTCTATTTTTATGTTGATGGAGATGCAAGCTTCTTTGTTTCTTCTGGAATGACAATAACTGCCACATCAGGAACAAAAAGGCTTGTATATAGCTTTGATAAGGATGGAAAAGACAACATAATACTGTCCAAAGCCAAGGGTGTAGATTATTCGAATTACGCGATAGAATACACAGATAGCTCTGCAGGAATTAGCGAAATATGGGAAACGAATTCCACTAGCAATTTTAGTGTCAATTCATTCCATTCTGGCAGTATAAAGTATGCAAATAGCACTGTAGACCTTATCAGTGATTCGTACCTTATGGATTACAATAGCATTGGAACAGCCTCATCATGGGGTTCCGTCAGCTCTTACTCAACAACACCAAACATAAATATATCATATGTTAACGCAAACAGTACTCAGTCACTGAACAACATTACCCAGCACTATATGAGGCTCATGGCACAGGACGGCACTATCGAATGTAGCTGGGATCAAAAGAGTAATGAAAAAATAGAGATTGATAGCTCCACATATACTCTTAATTATGACGCAGGTGGTGCAATACTCACTTATATGCACATCACGAATAACGAACTTGATGTAAATATAGAATAA
- a CDS encoding DUF7287 family protein: MINEEGQIAVDFLLGISLFLIALMFVVQFIPGLFMSGSAGESSLDYTAYRTATILTEDPGWWGNSTSSSTDWESHTNDIMRIGLAVDDDNSSKSTNRPNIISRDKIIAMMQVNESIFVDRLGLYDNVNDAVFSYGYNISIIKDKQYLSINNTAITRGDPAPPDRETSRITRLMLVETGRVAYINATELTTNLTLPSNTSLINVRGPLSENITIQLGQFDINGTNPSLKYVKLNGSTLTTSADYTVYEKNGATRSSPGSSLDTDDVLCLDFNSSLFEYNQTYSLELTFSDIRFTRSAPPYFEFTENCEPLYEPAYLNVEVWQ, encoded by the coding sequence ATGATAAATGAGGAAGGACAGATCGCAGTAGATTTTCTTCTGGGGATATCATTATTCCTTATTGCCCTTATGTTCGTAGTTCAGTTCATCCCCGGTTTATTCATGTCGGGTTCGGCAGGCGAGAGTAGCCTTGATTATACGGCTTATCGTACGGCGACCATTCTCACTGAAGATCCTGGCTGGTGGGGCAACAGCACTTCCAGCAGTACGGACTGGGAGTCCCACACTAACGACATTATGAGAATCGGCCTTGCGGTGGATGACGACAACAGTTCAAAATCAACAAACAGGCCGAACATAATCTCAAGAGATAAGATCATTGCCATGATGCAGGTCAACGAGAGCATTTTTGTAGACAGGCTTGGTCTCTATGATAACGTCAATGATGCTGTTTTCTCATATGGTTACAATATCTCTATTATAAAGGATAAACAGTACCTTTCAATAAATAATACTGCGATCACCAGAGGAGACCCCGCACCACCTGACAGGGAAACATCAAGAATCACACGTCTTATGCTTGTGGAAACAGGGAGAGTGGCCTATATCAATGCCACAGAACTGACAACAAACCTCACACTGCCTTCCAATACATCCCTGATCAATGTAAGGGGACCATTAAGCGAGAACATTACAATCCAACTCGGTCAGTTCGATATCAACGGAACGAACCCTTCCTTAAAATATGTGAAACTGAACGGAAGTACATTAACCACATCCGCAGACTATACCGTATATGAAAAAAATGGTGCGACGCGTTCATCTCCCGGAAGTTCACTGGACACTGATGATGTACTGTGTCTCGATTTCAATTCAAGCCTTTTTGAATACAATCAGACTTACAGTTTAGAGCTTACTTTCAGTGATATAAGATTCACCCGGTCTGCACCTCCGTACTTTGAGTTTACAGAGAACTGCGAACCACTCTATGAACCTGCATATCTTAACGTGGAGGTCTGGCAATGA
- a CDS encoding DUF7288 family protein: MNDRAQIHTLEGLAAAILMTLTMLAVTQGTTIVTPQNELAMDVQLEQLAHDALAIVDMTPDTAIQYNLTECVSSWDMGESTGVGDNLEKLDEELAYLLPGIRYNVDLVYLSSGKVVTKPVIINGIATENDVVARRLVALTNETASTMGGGWNLADDEIKIVEVRMTAWKV; this comes from the coding sequence ATGAACGACAGGGCACAGATACATACCCTTGAAGGTCTTGCTGCCGCAATACTGATGACACTCACGATGCTGGCAGTTACCCAGGGAACTACGATCGTGACCCCCCAGAACGAACTTGCCATGGATGTACAACTGGAACAGCTGGCTCACGATGCGCTGGCAATTGTGGATATGACCCCTGATACCGCAATACAATACAACCTTACAGAATGTGTTTCAAGCTGGGATATGGGTGAATCCACAGGTGTAGGTGACAATCTGGAGAAGCTGGACGAAGAACTTGCATATCTGTTGCCGGGAATCCGGTACAATGTAGATCTTGTATATCTGAGCAGTGGTAAAGTAGTTACAAAGCCTGTAATAATAAACGGCATAGCTACTGAGAATGATGTTGTTGCCAGAAGGCTTGTAGCCCTAACGAACGAGACTGCCAGTACCATGGGAGGGGGATGGAACCTGGCTGACGATGAGATAAAGATAGTTGAAGTGAGGATGACAGCATGGAAAGTCTGA
- a CDS encoding DUF7289 family protein, with protein MTQQDRNNAAVSETLGYILLFAIVTLSMGVIYAIGYPALQSNIDANVFESTEQNFIVLQSNMDRVAFDQTPVKVLQMKLQESTLSASNSSSITISYDSNTTYYTAGEIEYLRKDNTITYEMGGVFKHYSPDSSVMVSKPSIYTGTINNVNSTTIGIVSVSGNRSVSGNGIATITMKNNKSHMSASSGTSDLTVNLSSRYAPEWEKFLDENGFEIINSNSSVVSAVRKDTFLILSRHVVDVDIS; from the coding sequence ATGACTCAACAAGATAGAAATAACGCTGCTGTTTCGGAAACACTGGGATATATCCTGCTGTTTGCGATCGTTACCCTTTCGATGGGTGTTATATATGCAATAGGGTATCCCGCCCTGCAGTCAAACATAGATGCAAACGTATTCGAAAGTACTGAACAGAATTTCATAGTTCTGCAGAGTAACATGGACAGGGTTGCCTTTGACCAGACACCTGTAAAAGTACTTCAGATGAAACTTCAGGAATCTACACTCTCAGCGAGCAACAGCTCATCAATAACCATTAGTTATGACAGTAACACTACGTATTATACTGCCGGAGAGATAGAATACTTGAGGAAAGATAATACGATTACGTATGAAATGGGAGGAGTATTCAAACATTATTCTCCCGACTCCAGTGTAATGGTATCAAAACCCAGCATATACACCGGAACTATAAATAATGTCAATTCAACTACTATTGGAATCGTATCTGTGAGTGGCAACCGATCTGTTTCAGGAAACGGTATCGCAACGATCACAATGAAGAACAATAAGAGTCATATGAGTGCGAGTAGCGGGACAAGCGATCTTACTGTAAATCTCAGTAGTAGGTATGCACCTGAATGGGAAAAGTTCCTTGATGAGAATGGTTTTGAGATCATCAACAGCAATTCTTCAGTGGTTTCTGCTGTAAGAAAGGATACGTTCCTGATACTTAGCCGACATGTGGTCGATGTTGATATCAGTTAA